The Armatimonadota bacterium DNA segment GCTACGCCCAGGAGTTGGAGAAGCCCGACGGGCCGCGAGAGGGCATCACTAAGCAATTCGCGGTCGAGACGAAGGACGGCGTATGGATCGGCTTTGCCGGCTTCGGGGCAACGCGCGGCGCGGATGCAGGAGGCTACTTCTTCATTGACGAGCCCTGCCGCGGCCAGGGGTATGGCACGGAGCTGATGCGCTGTGTCCTGCAGGTCATGTTCGAGGACTGCGGAGCGGCTCGCTGTCTCATTGATTACCATGACTGGAATCAGGTGGCGGCACGTCTGTACGCGAAGTTCGGCTTCGAGGAGAAGATGCGCATCCGCATCCCCGATGATAAGTTGACAGACGAGGATCGAGCGATGGCGCCCGGCCAACCGGTCCATGCCGTGGTGATCGAGTTGACAAGGGAGCGGTGGGAAGCATTGCAGGCATCACGATGAACGCGATACTCAATGAGATGATGCAAAGCTGGCACCTGGGCCCATGTACTGACGCCAGCGCGCAGATTCCTGCCTTACTGGAATCCCTCCAGGCGGCGGGCCTGCTGCGCGCCAGCGCTTGCGCCGTGCTGCTGGGCGAGCAGTATCACCTCGGCGGGGCGGAGGACACGCGGCACATGGCGCAGGCGGTGGGAATCGCCGCTGGCGACAGGGTGGTTGACCTCGCCTGTTATGTCGGCGGGCCGGCGCGGCAGCTTGCGCGGGAGTTCGGCTGCCAAGTAGTTGGCGTGGACATATCGCCGATGCATATCGCCATCGCGCGGGAATTGACGGAATTGTGTGGCATGTGCGGTGTAGGGGCGGGATTCATCCCGCCCACCGGAGGGCGCGACAGAGAGGCTGTCTCAAGATTGGCAGCGTCGGAGACTCTCCGGCAAGAGTGTCATTCCGAGGGAGTCGCAGCGACCGAGGAATCCCCTACCGGGGCTGCACAGGAGGTAGGAGATTCCTCGCTGGCGCTCGGAATGACAACGTCGAGGGGCGCGCCTGAACTCCATGACAAAGTGAGCTTCCTCTGCGCCTCGGCGGATGCGGTACCGATGTCGGACGGCTCGTTTACCGTCGCCTGGTCGCAGGGCAGCTTCCCCTCCGACCTGAGCTGGCTGACGGAGATCAAGCGGCTGCTGGCGCCGAACGGGCGACTGACGTTTACGGCGACGATTCGCCGCCATATGGAGCATGGGCGCTTCGCCC contains these protein-coding regions:
- a CDS encoding GNAT family N-acetyltransferase; this encodes MTPGLVIKEGSRVRIRQLCEDDIPRMAAHGFGGEEGTRRCYAQELEKPDGPREGITKQFAVETKDGVWIGFAGFGATRGADAGGYFFIDEPCRGQGYGTELMRCVLQVMFEDCGAARCLIDYHDWNQVAARLYAKFGFEEKMRIRIPDDKLTDEDRAMAPGQPVHAVVIELTRERWEALQASR
- a CDS encoding methyltransferase domain-containing protein; translated protein: MNAILNEMMQSWHLGPCTDASAQIPALLESLQAAGLLRASACAVLLGEQYHLGGAEDTRHMAQAVGIAAGDRVVDLACYVGGPARQLAREFGCQVVGVDISPMHIAIARELTELCGMCGVGAGFIPPTGGRDREAVSRLAASETLRQECHSEGVAATEESPTGAAQEVGDSSLALGMTTSRGAPELHDKVSFLCASADAVPMSDGSFTVAWSQGSFPSDLSWLTEIKRLLAPNGRLTFTATIRRHMEHGRFARDLQAGGGQAPSLPCPTEGPALLSLGEMADRVTGFGFRVISAEDISQWEIEHGWLPARRKLEEREEHYHQLMGEEWVRWAYESLDADIALWRSGAAGSGRIIAVKE